Proteins co-encoded in one Caloenas nicobarica isolate bCalNic1 chromosome 19, bCalNic1.hap1, whole genome shotgun sequence genomic window:
- the ADAMTSL2 gene encoding ADAMTS-like protein 2 isoform X1 translates to MKIPKWRWSSISISVQSQLKGTLALLLVGNVVFVIAQDLAQSSNSLEDGADVTAHWWGEWTKWTACTRTCGGGVKSQERHCLRQRRKSVSGLANKTCTGTSKRYQLCKVQECPANGRSFREEQCSSFNSHVYNGKTYQWKPLYPDDYVHISSKPCDLHCTTVDGQRQLMVQARDGTSCKYTDFRGVCVSGKCEPIGCDGILFSTHTLDKCGVCQGDGSSCTHVTGSYRKGNSHLGYSLVTHIPAGARDIQIVERKKSADVLAVADEAGYYFFNGNYKVDSPKNFNIAGTVFKYRRPMDVYETGIEYIVAQGPTNQGLNIMVWNQNGKSPSITFEYTLLRKPHSKNLQPIYYTFSESDSEESREFDGEVPLGFIQHNATYFGKISRERIDLENQVFGRQDTEEDLNLSKGQETNEVYERAETIDCEPKLKGKQPQDSNVTRSTYQTDHDNRDLDPRFTSREFLSENAITDKLLDKTSDSKELVLNMTMNSIFAQGDPINSVGSHIDSLYVDYEDTDGVVTYTINSTYMELSNSKAVNTSAETLFSNATVTMTSPPGNRTHKARNRLKLLRKGQGVSAADMYRWKLSSHEPCSSTCTTGVMSTYAMCVRYDGIEVDDTYCDAMTRPEPVHEFCAGRECQPRWETSSWSECSRTCGEGYQFRIVRCWKMISPGFDSSVYSDLCESADITRPDERKVCKNPACGPQWEMSEWSECSARCGERSVVTRDIRCSEDEKLCDASARPLAEKNCTGPPCDRQWTVSDWGPCSGGCGQGRMIRHVYCKTSDGRVVPESQCNLDTKPLAIHPCGDKNCPSHWLAQDWERCNTTCGRGVKKRIVLCLEIVNGKIKTRNPADCDVAKKPVEETTCFERPCFKWYTTPWSECTKTCGIGVRMRDVKCYQGKDIVRGCDPLVKPVGKQTCDLQPCPTEPPDDSCQDQAGTNCALAIKVNLCSHWYYSKACCRSCRTPHS, encoded by the exons ATGAAGATACCTAAGTGGAGGTGGAGCAGCATCTCCATCAGCGTGCAATCCCAGCTGAAAGGCACCCTGGCCCTTCTCCTCGTGGGCAACGTTGTCTTTGTGATAGCTCAG GACCTGGCGCAGAGCTCCAACAGTCTGGAGGACGGGGCAGACGTCACCGCGCACTGGTGGGGCGAGTGGACCAAGTGGACGGCGTGTACCAGGACCTGCGGGGGAGGCGTCAAGTCCCAGGAGCGGCACTGCCTGCGGCAGAG aagaaAGTCAGTGAGTGGGCTGGCTAATAAAACTTGCACTGGAACATCCAAAAGATACCAGCTCTGCAAAGTCCAA GAGTGCCCTGCAAACGGAAGGAGCTTTCGAGAGGAGCAGTGTTCATCATTTAATTCCCATGTGTATAACGGCAAAACATATCAATGGAAACCTTTATATCCTG ATGACTATGTTCACATTTCTAGCAAGCCCTGTGACCTCCATTGCACCACTGTGGATGGTCAGAGACAGTTAATGGTTCAGGCTCGGGATGGAACATCCTGCAAATACACTGATTTCCGAGGGGTTTGCGTGTCTGGAAAATGTGAG cCCATTGGATGTGATGGCATTCTCTTTTCCACCCACACCTTGGATAAATGTGGAGTTTGCCAAGGAGATGGGAGCAGCTGCACTCATGTGACCGGCAGTTACCGGAAAGGAAATTCTCATCTTG GCTATTCTCTGGTAACGCACATTCCTGCTGGAGCAAGGGATATTCAGATAGTAGAACGGAAAAAATCTGCAGATGTTCTGG CTGTGGCTGATGAAGCTGGCTACTATTTCTTCAATGGGAACTACAAAGTTGACAGTCCAAAGAACTTCAACATTGCAGGGACGGTGTTCAAGTACCGCAGGCCCATGGATGTTTATGAGACCGGCATAGAGTATATTGTTGCACAAGGACCAACAAATCAAGGGTTGAACATAATG GTCTGGAATCAAAATGGCAAGAGTCCATCCATCACGTTTGAATACACCCTCCTGAGGAAGCCACACTCAAAAAATCTGCAGCCCATCTACTACACCTTCTCTGAGTCAGATAGCGAGGAAAGCAGAGAGTTTGATGGAGAAGTGCCATTGGGTTTTATCCAGCACAATGCAACTTATTTTGGGAAAATATCCAGGGAAAGGATAGACTTGGAGAACCAGGTGTTTGGAAGGCAGGACACGGAGGAAGATTTAAACTTGAGCAAAGGTCAGGAAACCAATGAGGTCTatgaaagagcagaaacaatTGACTGTGAGCCAAAACTGAAGGGCAAACAACCCCAAG ATTCAAACGTAACCAGGTCTACTTACCAGACAGACCATGACAACAGAGACTTGGACCCCAGGTTCACCTCCAGGGAATTCCTTTCGGAGAATGCCATCACGGACaagctgctggacaagacctCGGACTCCAAGGAGCTGGTGCTCAACATGACCATGAACAGCATCTTTGCCCAGGGAGACCCAATCAACTCCGTGGGATCACACATTGACAGCCTCTATGTTGACTATGAGGACACGGATGGTGTTGTGACCTACACCATTAATAGCACCTACATGGAGCTGAGCAACAGCAAAGCTGTCAACACATCTGCAGAGACACTGTTTTCAAATGCCACTGTCACCATGACCAGCCCTCCAGGGAACAGAACCCACAAAGCAAG AAACAGATTGAAGTTGTTAAGAAAGGGCCAAGGTGTGAGTGCTGCTGACATGTACAGGTGGAAGCTTTCCTCCCATGAACCCTGCAGCTCTACATGTACCACAG GAGTGATGTCCACATATGCGATGTGTGTTCGCTATGATGGGATCGAAGTGGATGATACGTACTGTGATGCCATGACCCGCCCCGAGCCGGTCCATGAGTTCTGTGCTGGGAGAGAGTGCCAGCCAAG GTGGGAGACGAGCAGCTGGAGCGAGTGTTCCCGCACCTGCGGGGAGGGCTACCAGTTCCGCATCGTCCGCTGCTGGAAGATGATCTCTCCGGGATTCGACAGCTCCGTCTACAGCGATCTCTGCGAGTCCGCGGACATCACCCGGCCGGACGAGCGCAAGGTCTGCAAGAACCCAGCCTGCGGGCCCCAGTGGGAGATGTCGGAGTGGTCCGAG TGCTCAGCCCGGTGCGGGGAGCGGAGCGTGGTGACACGGGACATTCGCTGCTCGGAGGACGAGAAGTTGTGCGATGCCAGCGCCCGGCCCCTGGCCGAGAAGAACTGCACGGGGCCGCCCTGCGACCGGCAGTGGACCGTCTCCGACTGGGGACCG TGCAGCGGCggctgcgggcagggcaggATGATCCGGCACGTGTACTGCAAAACCAGCGACGGGCGGGTGGTGCCAGAGTCACAGTGCAACCTGGACACCAAACCGCTGGCCATCCATCCCTGCGGGGACAAGAACTGCCCCTCACACTGGCTGGCGCAGGACTGGGAGCGG TGCAACACGACGTGCGGCCGGGGTGTGAAGAAGAGGATTGTGCTCTGCCTGGAGATTGTCAACGGCAAGATCAAGACCCGCAACCCCGCCGACTGTGACGTGGCCAAGAAGCCCGTGGAGGAGACGACGTGCTTTGAGCGGCCGTGCTTCAAGTGGTACACGACCCCCTGGTCGGAG TGCACGAAAACCTGCGGCATCGGCGTGAGGATGCGGGACGTGAAGTGCTACCAAGGGAAGGACATTGTCCGGGGCTGCGACCCGCTGGTGAAGCCAGTTGGCAAACAGACCTGTGACCTACAACCCTGCCCCACGGAGCCCCCAG acGACAGCTGCCAGGACCAGGCAGGAACCAACTGCGCTTTGGCCATCAAAGTCAACCTGTGCAGCCACTGGTACTACAGCAAAGCCTGCTGCCGCTCCTGCCGCACACCCCACTCCTAG
- the ADAMTSL2 gene encoding ADAMTS-like protein 2 isoform X7, producing the protein MPETFPAFCFHQDINVSHSRSALQTEGAFERSSVHHLIPMCITAKHINGNLYILPIGCDGILFSTHTLDKCGVCQGDGSSCTHVTGSYRKGNSHLGYSLVTHIPAGARDIQIVERKKSADVLAVADEAGYYFFNGNYKVDSPKNFNIAGTVFKYRRPMDVYETGIEYIVAQGPTNQGLNIMVWNQNGKSPSITFEYTLLRKPHSKNLQPIYYTFSESDSEESREFDGEVPLGFIQHNATYFGKISRERIDLENQVFGRQDTEEDLNLSKGQETNEVYERAETIDCEPKLKGKQPQDSNVTRSTYQTDHDNRDLDPRFTSREFLSENAITDKLLDKTSDSKELVLNMTMNSIFAQGDPINSVGSHIDSLYVDYEDTDGVVTYTINSTYMELSNSKAVNTSAETLFSNATVTMTSPPGNRTHKARNRLKLLRKGQGVSAADMYRWKLSSHEPCSSTCTTGVMSTYAMCVRYDGIEVDDTYCDAMTRPEPVHEFCAGRECQPRWETSSWSECSRTCGEGYQFRIVRCWKMISPGFDSSVYSDLCESADITRPDERKVCKNPACGPQWEMSEWSECSARCGERSVVTRDIRCSEDEKLCDASARPLAEKNCTGPPCDRQWTVSDWGPCSGGCGQGRMIRHVYCKTSDGRVVPESQCNLDTKPLAIHPCGDKNCPSHWLAQDWERCNTTCGRGVKKRIVLCLEIVNGKIKTRNPADCDVAKKPVEETTCFERPCFKWYTTPWSECTKTCGIGVRMRDVKCYQGKDIVRGCDPLVKPVGKQTCDLQPCPTEPPDDSCQDQAGTNCALAIKVNLCSHWYYSKACCRSCRTPHS; encoded by the exons ATGCCAGAAACCTTTCCTGCGTTTTGTTTTCATCAGGATATTAATGTATCCCATTCTAGGAGTGCCCTGCAAACGGAAGGAGCTTTCGAGAGGAGCAGTGTTCATCATTTAATTCCCATGTGTATAACGGCAAAACATATCAATGGAAACCTTTATATCCTG cCCATTGGATGTGATGGCATTCTCTTTTCCACCCACACCTTGGATAAATGTGGAGTTTGCCAAGGAGATGGGAGCAGCTGCACTCATGTGACCGGCAGTTACCGGAAAGGAAATTCTCATCTTG GCTATTCTCTGGTAACGCACATTCCTGCTGGAGCAAGGGATATTCAGATAGTAGAACGGAAAAAATCTGCAGATGTTCTGG CTGTGGCTGATGAAGCTGGCTACTATTTCTTCAATGGGAACTACAAAGTTGACAGTCCAAAGAACTTCAACATTGCAGGGACGGTGTTCAAGTACCGCAGGCCCATGGATGTTTATGAGACCGGCATAGAGTATATTGTTGCACAAGGACCAACAAATCAAGGGTTGAACATAATG GTCTGGAATCAAAATGGCAAGAGTCCATCCATCACGTTTGAATACACCCTCCTGAGGAAGCCACACTCAAAAAATCTGCAGCCCATCTACTACACCTTCTCTGAGTCAGATAGCGAGGAAAGCAGAGAGTTTGATGGAGAAGTGCCATTGGGTTTTATCCAGCACAATGCAACTTATTTTGGGAAAATATCCAGGGAAAGGATAGACTTGGAGAACCAGGTGTTTGGAAGGCAGGACACGGAGGAAGATTTAAACTTGAGCAAAGGTCAGGAAACCAATGAGGTCTatgaaagagcagaaacaatTGACTGTGAGCCAAAACTGAAGGGCAAACAACCCCAAG ATTCAAACGTAACCAGGTCTACTTACCAGACAGACCATGACAACAGAGACTTGGACCCCAGGTTCACCTCCAGGGAATTCCTTTCGGAGAATGCCATCACGGACaagctgctggacaagacctCGGACTCCAAGGAGCTGGTGCTCAACATGACCATGAACAGCATCTTTGCCCAGGGAGACCCAATCAACTCCGTGGGATCACACATTGACAGCCTCTATGTTGACTATGAGGACACGGATGGTGTTGTGACCTACACCATTAATAGCACCTACATGGAGCTGAGCAACAGCAAAGCTGTCAACACATCTGCAGAGACACTGTTTTCAAATGCCACTGTCACCATGACCAGCCCTCCAGGGAACAGAACCCACAAAGCAAG AAACAGATTGAAGTTGTTAAGAAAGGGCCAAGGTGTGAGTGCTGCTGACATGTACAGGTGGAAGCTTTCCTCCCATGAACCCTGCAGCTCTACATGTACCACAG GAGTGATGTCCACATATGCGATGTGTGTTCGCTATGATGGGATCGAAGTGGATGATACGTACTGTGATGCCATGACCCGCCCCGAGCCGGTCCATGAGTTCTGTGCTGGGAGAGAGTGCCAGCCAAG GTGGGAGACGAGCAGCTGGAGCGAGTGTTCCCGCACCTGCGGGGAGGGCTACCAGTTCCGCATCGTCCGCTGCTGGAAGATGATCTCTCCGGGATTCGACAGCTCCGTCTACAGCGATCTCTGCGAGTCCGCGGACATCACCCGGCCGGACGAGCGCAAGGTCTGCAAGAACCCAGCCTGCGGGCCCCAGTGGGAGATGTCGGAGTGGTCCGAG TGCTCAGCCCGGTGCGGGGAGCGGAGCGTGGTGACACGGGACATTCGCTGCTCGGAGGACGAGAAGTTGTGCGATGCCAGCGCCCGGCCCCTGGCCGAGAAGAACTGCACGGGGCCGCCCTGCGACCGGCAGTGGACCGTCTCCGACTGGGGACCG TGCAGCGGCggctgcgggcagggcaggATGATCCGGCACGTGTACTGCAAAACCAGCGACGGGCGGGTGGTGCCAGAGTCACAGTGCAACCTGGACACCAAACCGCTGGCCATCCATCCCTGCGGGGACAAGAACTGCCCCTCACACTGGCTGGCGCAGGACTGGGAGCGG TGCAACACGACGTGCGGCCGGGGTGTGAAGAAGAGGATTGTGCTCTGCCTGGAGATTGTCAACGGCAAGATCAAGACCCGCAACCCCGCCGACTGTGACGTGGCCAAGAAGCCCGTGGAGGAGACGACGTGCTTTGAGCGGCCGTGCTTCAAGTGGTACACGACCCCCTGGTCGGAG TGCACGAAAACCTGCGGCATCGGCGTGAGGATGCGGGACGTGAAGTGCTACCAAGGGAAGGACATTGTCCGGGGCTGCGACCCGCTGGTGAAGCCAGTTGGCAAACAGACCTGTGACCTACAACCCTGCCCCACGGAGCCCCCAG acGACAGCTGCCAGGACCAGGCAGGAACCAACTGCGCTTTGGCCATCAAAGTCAACCTGTGCAGCCACTGGTACTACAGCAAAGCCTGCTGCCGCTCCTGCCGCACACCCCACTCCTAG
- the ADAMTSL2 gene encoding ADAMTS-like protein 2 isoform X6, giving the protein MCITAKHINGNLYILPIGCDGILFSTHTLDKCGVCQGDGSSCTHVTGSYRKGNSHLGYSLVTHIPAGARDIQIVERKKSADVLAVADEAGYYFFNGNYKVDSPKNFNIAGTVFKYRRPMDVYETGIEYIVAQGPTNQGLNIMVWNQNGKSPSITFEYTLLRKPHSKNLQPIYYTFSESDSEESREFDGEVPLGFIQHNATYFGKISRERIDLENQVFGRQDTEEDLNLSKGQETNEVYERAETIDCEPKLKGKQPQDSNVTRSTYQTDHDNRDLDPRFTSREFLSENAITDKLLDKTSDSKELVLNMTMNSIFAQGDPINSVGSHIDSLYVDYEDTDGVVTYTINSTYMELSNSKAVNTSAETLFSNATVTMTSPPGNRTHKARNRLKLLRKGQGVSAADMYRWKLSSHEPCSSTCTTGVMSTYAMCVRYDGIEVDDTYCDAMTRPEPVHEFCAGRECQPRWETSSWSECSRTCGEGYQFRIVRCWKMISPGFDSSVYSDLCESADITRPDERKVCKNPACGPQWEMSEWSECSARCGERSVVTRDIRCSEDEKLCDASARPLAEKNCTGPPCDRQWTVSDWGPCSGGCGQGRMIRHVYCKTSDGRVVPESQCNLDTKPLAIHPCGDKNCPSHWLAQDWERCNTTCGRGVKKRIVLCLEIVNGKIKTRNPADCDVAKKPVEETTCFERPCFKWYTTPWSECTKTCGIGVRMRDVKCYQGKDIVRGCDPLVKPVGKQTCDLQPCPTEPPDDSCQDQAGTNCALAIKVNLCSHWYYSKACCRSCRTPHS; this is encoded by the exons ATGTGTATAACGGCAAAACATATCAATGGAAACCTTTATATCCTG cCCATTGGATGTGATGGCATTCTCTTTTCCACCCACACCTTGGATAAATGTGGAGTTTGCCAAGGAGATGGGAGCAGCTGCACTCATGTGACCGGCAGTTACCGGAAAGGAAATTCTCATCTTG GCTATTCTCTGGTAACGCACATTCCTGCTGGAGCAAGGGATATTCAGATAGTAGAACGGAAAAAATCTGCAGATGTTCTGG CTGTGGCTGATGAAGCTGGCTACTATTTCTTCAATGGGAACTACAAAGTTGACAGTCCAAAGAACTTCAACATTGCAGGGACGGTGTTCAAGTACCGCAGGCCCATGGATGTTTATGAGACCGGCATAGAGTATATTGTTGCACAAGGACCAACAAATCAAGGGTTGAACATAATG GTCTGGAATCAAAATGGCAAGAGTCCATCCATCACGTTTGAATACACCCTCCTGAGGAAGCCACACTCAAAAAATCTGCAGCCCATCTACTACACCTTCTCTGAGTCAGATAGCGAGGAAAGCAGAGAGTTTGATGGAGAAGTGCCATTGGGTTTTATCCAGCACAATGCAACTTATTTTGGGAAAATATCCAGGGAAAGGATAGACTTGGAGAACCAGGTGTTTGGAAGGCAGGACACGGAGGAAGATTTAAACTTGAGCAAAGGTCAGGAAACCAATGAGGTCTatgaaagagcagaaacaatTGACTGTGAGCCAAAACTGAAGGGCAAACAACCCCAAG ATTCAAACGTAACCAGGTCTACTTACCAGACAGACCATGACAACAGAGACTTGGACCCCAGGTTCACCTCCAGGGAATTCCTTTCGGAGAATGCCATCACGGACaagctgctggacaagacctCGGACTCCAAGGAGCTGGTGCTCAACATGACCATGAACAGCATCTTTGCCCAGGGAGACCCAATCAACTCCGTGGGATCACACATTGACAGCCTCTATGTTGACTATGAGGACACGGATGGTGTTGTGACCTACACCATTAATAGCACCTACATGGAGCTGAGCAACAGCAAAGCTGTCAACACATCTGCAGAGACACTGTTTTCAAATGCCACTGTCACCATGACCAGCCCTCCAGGGAACAGAACCCACAAAGCAAG AAACAGATTGAAGTTGTTAAGAAAGGGCCAAGGTGTGAGTGCTGCTGACATGTACAGGTGGAAGCTTTCCTCCCATGAACCCTGCAGCTCTACATGTACCACAG GAGTGATGTCCACATATGCGATGTGTGTTCGCTATGATGGGATCGAAGTGGATGATACGTACTGTGATGCCATGACCCGCCCCGAGCCGGTCCATGAGTTCTGTGCTGGGAGAGAGTGCCAGCCAAG GTGGGAGACGAGCAGCTGGAGCGAGTGTTCCCGCACCTGCGGGGAGGGCTACCAGTTCCGCATCGTCCGCTGCTGGAAGATGATCTCTCCGGGATTCGACAGCTCCGTCTACAGCGATCTCTGCGAGTCCGCGGACATCACCCGGCCGGACGAGCGCAAGGTCTGCAAGAACCCAGCCTGCGGGCCCCAGTGGGAGATGTCGGAGTGGTCCGAG TGCTCAGCCCGGTGCGGGGAGCGGAGCGTGGTGACACGGGACATTCGCTGCTCGGAGGACGAGAAGTTGTGCGATGCCAGCGCCCGGCCCCTGGCCGAGAAGAACTGCACGGGGCCGCCCTGCGACCGGCAGTGGACCGTCTCCGACTGGGGACCG TGCAGCGGCggctgcgggcagggcaggATGATCCGGCACGTGTACTGCAAAACCAGCGACGGGCGGGTGGTGCCAGAGTCACAGTGCAACCTGGACACCAAACCGCTGGCCATCCATCCCTGCGGGGACAAGAACTGCCCCTCACACTGGCTGGCGCAGGACTGGGAGCGG TGCAACACGACGTGCGGCCGGGGTGTGAAGAAGAGGATTGTGCTCTGCCTGGAGATTGTCAACGGCAAGATCAAGACCCGCAACCCCGCCGACTGTGACGTGGCCAAGAAGCCCGTGGAGGAGACGACGTGCTTTGAGCGGCCGTGCTTCAAGTGGTACACGACCCCCTGGTCGGAG TGCACGAAAACCTGCGGCATCGGCGTGAGGATGCGGGACGTGAAGTGCTACCAAGGGAAGGACATTGTCCGGGGCTGCGACCCGCTGGTGAAGCCAGTTGGCAAACAGACCTGTGACCTACAACCCTGCCCCACGGAGCCCCCAG acGACAGCTGCCAGGACCAGGCAGGAACCAACTGCGCTTTGGCCATCAAAGTCAACCTGTGCAGCCACTGGTACTACAGCAAAGCCTGCTGCCGCTCCTGCCGCACACCCCACTCCTAG
- the ADAMTSL2 gene encoding ADAMTS-like protein 2 isoform X5 — MEHPANTLISEGFACLENPIGCDGILFSTHTLDKCGVCQGDGSSCTHVTGSYRKGNSHLGYSLVTHIPAGARDIQIVERKKSADVLAVADEAGYYFFNGNYKVDSPKNFNIAGTVFKYRRPMDVYETGIEYIVAQGPTNQGLNIMVWNQNGKSPSITFEYTLLRKPHSKNLQPIYYTFSESDSEESREFDGEVPLGFIQHNATYFGKISRERIDLENQVFGRQDTEEDLNLSKGQETNEVYERAETIDCEPKLKGKQPQDSNVTRSTYQTDHDNRDLDPRFTSREFLSENAITDKLLDKTSDSKELVLNMTMNSIFAQGDPINSVGSHIDSLYVDYEDTDGVVTYTINSTYMELSNSKAVNTSAETLFSNATVTMTSPPGNRTHKARNRLKLLRKGQGVSAADMYRWKLSSHEPCSSTCTTGVMSTYAMCVRYDGIEVDDTYCDAMTRPEPVHEFCAGRECQPRWETSSWSECSRTCGEGYQFRIVRCWKMISPGFDSSVYSDLCESADITRPDERKVCKNPACGPQWEMSEWSECSARCGERSVVTRDIRCSEDEKLCDASARPLAEKNCTGPPCDRQWTVSDWGPCSGGCGQGRMIRHVYCKTSDGRVVPESQCNLDTKPLAIHPCGDKNCPSHWLAQDWERCNTTCGRGVKKRIVLCLEIVNGKIKTRNPADCDVAKKPVEETTCFERPCFKWYTTPWSECTKTCGIGVRMRDVKCYQGKDIVRGCDPLVKPVGKQTCDLQPCPTEPPDDSCQDQAGTNCALAIKVNLCSHWYYSKACCRSCRTPHS, encoded by the exons ATGGAACATCCTGCAAATACACTGATTTCCGAGGGGTTTGCGTGTCTGGAAAAT cCCATTGGATGTGATGGCATTCTCTTTTCCACCCACACCTTGGATAAATGTGGAGTTTGCCAAGGAGATGGGAGCAGCTGCACTCATGTGACCGGCAGTTACCGGAAAGGAAATTCTCATCTTG GCTATTCTCTGGTAACGCACATTCCTGCTGGAGCAAGGGATATTCAGATAGTAGAACGGAAAAAATCTGCAGATGTTCTGG CTGTGGCTGATGAAGCTGGCTACTATTTCTTCAATGGGAACTACAAAGTTGACAGTCCAAAGAACTTCAACATTGCAGGGACGGTGTTCAAGTACCGCAGGCCCATGGATGTTTATGAGACCGGCATAGAGTATATTGTTGCACAAGGACCAACAAATCAAGGGTTGAACATAATG GTCTGGAATCAAAATGGCAAGAGTCCATCCATCACGTTTGAATACACCCTCCTGAGGAAGCCACACTCAAAAAATCTGCAGCCCATCTACTACACCTTCTCTGAGTCAGATAGCGAGGAAAGCAGAGAGTTTGATGGAGAAGTGCCATTGGGTTTTATCCAGCACAATGCAACTTATTTTGGGAAAATATCCAGGGAAAGGATAGACTTGGAGAACCAGGTGTTTGGAAGGCAGGACACGGAGGAAGATTTAAACTTGAGCAAAGGTCAGGAAACCAATGAGGTCTatgaaagagcagaaacaatTGACTGTGAGCCAAAACTGAAGGGCAAACAACCCCAAG ATTCAAACGTAACCAGGTCTACTTACCAGACAGACCATGACAACAGAGACTTGGACCCCAGGTTCACCTCCAGGGAATTCCTTTCGGAGAATGCCATCACGGACaagctgctggacaagacctCGGACTCCAAGGAGCTGGTGCTCAACATGACCATGAACAGCATCTTTGCCCAGGGAGACCCAATCAACTCCGTGGGATCACACATTGACAGCCTCTATGTTGACTATGAGGACACGGATGGTGTTGTGACCTACACCATTAATAGCACCTACATGGAGCTGAGCAACAGCAAAGCTGTCAACACATCTGCAGAGACACTGTTTTCAAATGCCACTGTCACCATGACCAGCCCTCCAGGGAACAGAACCCACAAAGCAAG AAACAGATTGAAGTTGTTAAGAAAGGGCCAAGGTGTGAGTGCTGCTGACATGTACAGGTGGAAGCTTTCCTCCCATGAACCCTGCAGCTCTACATGTACCACAG GAGTGATGTCCACATATGCGATGTGTGTTCGCTATGATGGGATCGAAGTGGATGATACGTACTGTGATGCCATGACCCGCCCCGAGCCGGTCCATGAGTTCTGTGCTGGGAGAGAGTGCCAGCCAAG GTGGGAGACGAGCAGCTGGAGCGAGTGTTCCCGCACCTGCGGGGAGGGCTACCAGTTCCGCATCGTCCGCTGCTGGAAGATGATCTCTCCGGGATTCGACAGCTCCGTCTACAGCGATCTCTGCGAGTCCGCGGACATCACCCGGCCGGACGAGCGCAAGGTCTGCAAGAACCCAGCCTGCGGGCCCCAGTGGGAGATGTCGGAGTGGTCCGAG TGCTCAGCCCGGTGCGGGGAGCGGAGCGTGGTGACACGGGACATTCGCTGCTCGGAGGACGAGAAGTTGTGCGATGCCAGCGCCCGGCCCCTGGCCGAGAAGAACTGCACGGGGCCGCCCTGCGACCGGCAGTGGACCGTCTCCGACTGGGGACCG TGCAGCGGCggctgcgggcagggcaggATGATCCGGCACGTGTACTGCAAAACCAGCGACGGGCGGGTGGTGCCAGAGTCACAGTGCAACCTGGACACCAAACCGCTGGCCATCCATCCCTGCGGGGACAAGAACTGCCCCTCACACTGGCTGGCGCAGGACTGGGAGCGG TGCAACACGACGTGCGGCCGGGGTGTGAAGAAGAGGATTGTGCTCTGCCTGGAGATTGTCAACGGCAAGATCAAGACCCGCAACCCCGCCGACTGTGACGTGGCCAAGAAGCCCGTGGAGGAGACGACGTGCTTTGAGCGGCCGTGCTTCAAGTGGTACACGACCCCCTGGTCGGAG TGCACGAAAACCTGCGGCATCGGCGTGAGGATGCGGGACGTGAAGTGCTACCAAGGGAAGGACATTGTCCGGGGCTGCGACCCGCTGGTGAAGCCAGTTGGCAAACAGACCTGTGACCTACAACCCTGCCCCACGGAGCCCCCAG acGACAGCTGCCAGGACCAGGCAGGAACCAACTGCGCTTTGGCCATCAAAGTCAACCTGTGCAGCCACTGGTACTACAGCAAAGCCTGCTGCCGCTCCTGCCGCACACCCCACTCCTAG